Proteins from a genomic interval of Bacteroidota bacterium:
- a CDS encoding S8 family peptidase: protein MITYYGCQTGDEPSLLTNTTPTQNPPTLEKANSQGLGNQYVPGEIIVKYRAGTPSSQREITLKKVGGTVTEKIRTRTMEKFGDKEGITLVRTSMHVPDAVHALQGQADVEYAEPNYIYYHTATSNDPYYTNGSLWGMYGDATSPANQFGSQAGEAWAAGNVGLNTVIVGIIDEGIMITHEDLVANIWVNPFDPNDGIDNDGNGYIDDINGWDFVNNDKTVYDGASDDHGTHVAGTIGAIGGNAKGVAGICWSVRIISGKFLGAAGGTTTNAIKAVDYFTDLKTRHGLNIPATNNSWGGGAFSQALQDAIERANQANILFVAAAGNNGANNDATISYPSGYPNANIIAVASITSTGTLSSFSNYGATTVDLGAPGSSIFSTVPSKSGKLSAYASYSGTSMATPHVTGGVALYAATHAGASAATIKSAILSSTVPTSSLSGKCVTGGRLNVSGF from the coding sequence ATGATTACATATTATGGATGCCAAACTGGTGATGAGCCATCATTATTAACCAACACAACGCCAACACAAAATCCGCCAACGTTGGAAAAAGCGAATTCACAAGGACTTGGTAATCAATATGTTCCAGGCGAAATTATTGTTAAATATCGTGCAGGGACACCAAGCAGCCAACGGGAAATAACACTTAAAAAAGTCGGCGGTACAGTAACCGAAAAAATCCGAACCCGTACAATGGAAAAATTTGGCGATAAAGAAGGTATTACATTAGTCCGCACTTCTATGCACGTTCCCGATGCTGTACACGCACTTCAAGGTCAGGCTGATGTCGAGTATGCCGAACCGAATTACATTTATTACCACACTGCAACATCGAACGACCCCTATTATACTAACGGATCTTTGTGGGGGATGTATGGAGATGCAACATCTCCGGCAAATCAATTCGGAAGTCAAGCCGGCGAGGCTTGGGCAGCAGGCAATGTAGGTTTAAATACGGTCATCGTTGGAATAATCGATGAGGGAATTATGATCACACATGAAGACCTTGTAGCAAATATTTGGGTGAATCCCTTTGATCCGAATGACGGAATTGATAACGATGGTAACGGTTATATTGATGATATCAACGGATGGGATTTCGTAAACAATGATAAAACTGTTTATGATGGCGCTTCAGACGACCATGGAACACACGTAGCCGGAACGATTGGAGCGATAGGTGGGAACGCTAAAGGAGTTGCAGGTATTTGTTGGAGTGTTAGAATAATTTCAGGGAAGTTCTTAGGGGCGGCCGGTGGGACCACAACAAATGCGATCAAAGCAGTCGATTATTTTACCGATCTCAAGACACGTCACGGGCTAAACATTCCTGCAACTAATAATTCATGGGGTGGCGGTGCTTTCTCGCAAGCCTTGCAAGATGCCATTGAACGCGCCAATCAAGCAAATATCCTATTTGTTGCCGCAGCCGGTAACAACGGTGCTAACAATGATGCAACGATAAGTTATCCATCCGGGTATCCGAATGCAAATATCATCGCAGTTGCTTCAATTACTTCAACTGGCACATTATCCAGTTTCTCGAACTATGGTGCAACAACTGTTGATCTTGGCGCTCCCGGCTCAAGCATCTTTTCAACAGTACCCAGCAAAAGTGGAAAGCTTTCTGCATATGCATCCTACAGCGGAACATCGATGGCAACACCTCACGTTACAGGAGGAGTTGCTTTATACGCGGCAACCCACGCAGGTGCATCTGCTGCAACTATTAAGAGTGCAATCCTCTCCAGCACAGTTCCAACCAGTTCTTTGTCCGGTAAATGTGTAACCGGTGGAAGATTAAATGTTAGTGGTTTTTAA